The window GGCCGCCGTGTGCCGCTCGAAAACAGAGAAGAAAAGGTCTTGCGATTCTTCGAATCGCGGCGGGCCTTGTTCAGGGGCGACAGCCTCGGCTGTCGTCGCCGCGAGCTTTTGACGCGCCTCCTTCAGCTCCTCAATGCGTTGCCCCTTGGTCATTCGGGTATCCTTCATGAGAAGTGGGTTCAGGAAACTGGACCAGTAGCTAAGGTGGACGTAAGAAGCCTGAAGGAGGCTTTTGATGTCCAAGCAGAGAAGAAAGTTCACCGCCGAATTCAAGACCCGAGTCGCCCTGGATGCCTTGTCCGGGGAACACACCCTGTCCGAACTCGCCAGCAAGTACGGCGTGCACCCCAATCAGGTTTCCCAGTGGAAGCAGCAGGCCAAGGAGCAGATCGCGGCTGGCTTTGCGGGCAAGGCCCAGAAAACCCAACAAAGCGATGAGGCGCGGATCAAGGAACTGCACGCCAAGATCGGCCAGCTTACGGTGGA is drawn from Paucidesulfovibrio longus DSM 6739 and contains these coding sequences:
- a CDS encoding IS3 family transposase; this encodes MSKQRRKFTAEFKTRVALDALSGEHTLSELASKYGVHPNQVSQWKQQAKEQIAAGFAGKAQKTQQSDEARIKELHAKIGQLTV